In Arthrobacter citreus, a single genomic region encodes these proteins:
- a CDS encoding isoleucine--tRNA ligase, with amino-acid sequence MKESVQNREKRVSEYWSKNNTFLNSIEQREDHQSFVFYEGPPTANGLPHVGHALGRTIKDVVARYKTMAGYQVIRKAGWDTHGLPVELGVEKMLGISGKAEIEQYGVEAFLAKCKESVFTYEKQWREFTEQLGYWVDMDDPYVTLENSYIESVWNILGTIHEKGLLVKGHRVSPYCPSCQTSLSSHEVAQGYKDVKDLSATVKFKLLNEENVSFLGWTTTPWTLPANVALAVNPQMEYVRAKKGEEVFILAKALVEKVLKTDYIILSEFVGADLIGIEYLAPFNFVRVEVGHKVIKADFVTENSGTGIVHIAPAYGEDDYKVAQENGLSFVNVVNEKGQYTEEVTNFKGRFVKECDVDIVRYLAENELLFSKEKYEHSYPHCWRCDSPLLYYANESWFIKTTALKDQFIKNNEEVTWHPDHIKHGRFGNFLEQMVDWNISRKRYWGTPLNVWECDSCNHQLAPKSINELCSYSEKEISDSIELHKPYVDEVSLKCPKCSGKMKRTPEVIDVWFDSGSMPFAQYHYPFENHDKFAKQFPADVVIEGIDQTRGWFYSLLAVSTLFTGKVPYKRVLSLGHVLDENGQKMSKSKGNALDPVELIQKFGADSLRWALLVDSAPWNPKRFSERAVQEAKSKLVDTFDNVNSFYNLYANLDGFVASKQYEYETNALDKWIISRLHSTIKNVNHNLDGYQFTNAARDIAKLVDEISNWYVRRSRERFWSNGMNKEKAAAYYTLFEVLTKVSQLLAPFTPFLAEDVYFNLTNESVHLSDFPIFNEALIDPQLEREMDAVLKVVELGRSIRNTNSLKIKQPLSSLTVVSNNEEIEWDLYKEIVLDELNVKSFLQVNNENEFSTLKLKLDFKKSGSKFGKNSNLINKSLQKLTNEEAKNVVDIGSVDLLLDSGETVKVDTEDILIEKSAKEGYASATNGEFSVTLDTFLTDNLVQEGTVREFIRAIQEYRKELNLPINMRVDIGIKGDTEFIKIIEKFKGMLEENLLMRNLVVKNQVNGKEIQVGDNQAEIELFASN; translated from the coding sequence ATGAAAGAATCAGTTCAAAATCGTGAAAAAAGAGTCAGTGAATATTGGTCAAAAAATAACACATTTTTAAACTCAATTGAACAAAGAGAAGATCATCAATCATTTGTTTTTTATGAAGGACCCCCAACTGCAAATGGCTTGCCACATGTTGGTCATGCTTTAGGTCGTACAATTAAAGATGTTGTAGCTAGATATAAAACTATGGCTGGTTACCAAGTTATTCGCAAAGCCGGATGGGATACTCATGGATTACCTGTTGAACTTGGCGTTGAAAAGATGCTTGGAATTTCAGGGAAAGCAGAAATTGAACAATATGGAGTAGAAGCCTTTCTTGCTAAATGTAAAGAAAGTGTATTTACTTATGAGAAACAATGGCGTGAATTTACTGAGCAATTAGGTTACTGGGTAGATATGGATGATCCTTACGTAACATTAGAAAACTCATATATTGAAAGTGTTTGGAATATTCTTGGTACAATACACGAAAAAGGATTATTAGTAAAAGGGCATCGTGTTTCACCTTATTGCCCTAGCTGTCAAACTTCCCTTAGCTCACATGAAGTAGCACAAGGCTATAAAGACGTGAAGGATTTATCTGCAACGGTTAAATTCAAATTGCTAAACGAGGAAAATGTCTCTTTTCTAGGATGGACGACAACTCCTTGGACACTTCCTGCTAATGTAGCATTAGCTGTTAATCCACAAATGGAATATGTCCGTGCCAAAAAAGGAGAAGAAGTATTTATACTTGCTAAAGCTTTAGTAGAAAAGGTATTAAAAACTGATTATATTATCTTATCTGAGTTCGTAGGAGCGGACTTAATCGGGATTGAATACTTAGCACCATTTAATTTTGTACGTGTTGAAGTCGGTCACAAAGTCATTAAAGCAGATTTTGTTACTGAAAATAGCGGTACTGGAATTGTTCATATCGCACCTGCATATGGAGAAGACGACTATAAAGTTGCTCAAGAAAATGGATTATCATTTGTAAATGTTGTGAATGAAAAAGGTCAATATACTGAAGAAGTGACCAATTTTAAAGGAAGATTTGTTAAAGAATGTGATGTAGACATTGTAAGATATTTAGCCGAAAATGAACTTTTATTTAGTAAAGAAAAATATGAGCACAGCTATCCTCATTGCTGGCGATGTGATTCTCCATTACTTTATTATGCAAATGAAAGTTGGTTTATCAAAACTACAGCATTAAAAGATCAATTTATTAAAAATAACGAAGAAGTAACATGGCATCCAGATCATATTAAACATGGCAGATTTGGTAATTTTTTAGAACAAATGGTAGATTGGAACATTAGTCGTAAACGATATTGGGGTACTCCATTAAATGTTTGGGAATGCGATTCGTGTAATCATCAATTAGCACCAAAAAGTATAAATGAATTATGTAGCTATTCGGAAAAAGAAATTTCGGATTCAATTGAATTGCATAAACCTTATGTTGATGAAGTCAGTCTAAAATGTCCAAAATGCAGTGGTAAGATGAAAAGAACACCTGAAGTCATTGATGTTTGGTTCGATAGCGGATCAATGCCATTTGCTCAGTATCATTATCCATTTGAAAATCATGATAAATTTGCAAAACAATTCCCTGCTGATGTTGTAATTGAAGGTATCGATCAAACAAGAGGTTGGTTTTATAGTTTATTAGCAGTCTCTACTTTATTTACTGGTAAAGTACCATATAAACGAGTTTTATCACTAGGCCATGTATTAGATGAAAATGGACAAAAAATGTCTAAGAGTAAAGGAAATGCACTAGATCCAGTTGAGTTAATTCAAAAATTTGGAGCAGATTCTTTAAGATGGGCTCTATTAGTAGACAGTGCGCCTTGGAACCCTAAACGTTTTTCTGAAAGAGCTGTCCAAGAGGCAAAGTCAAAACTAGTAGATACGTTCGATAATGTAAATAGTTTTTACAATTTATATGCAAATTTAGATGGATTTGTAGCGAGTAAACAATATGAGTATGAAACAAATGCGTTAGATAAATGGATTATTTCACGTTTGCATAGCACAATTAAAAATGTAAATCACAATTTAGATGGATATCAATTTACAAATGCTGCCAGAGACATTGCTAAATTAGTAGATGAAATTAGTAATTGGTATGTAAGAAGATCACGAGAACGCTTTTGGTCAAATGGAATGAATAAAGAAAAGGCGGCTGCTTACTATACACTGTTTGAAGTTTTAACGAAAGTAAGTCAATTATTGGCTCCATTTACGCCTTTCTTAGCTGAAGATGTTTATTTTAATTTAACAAATGAAAGTGTTCACTTATCTGATTTCCCAATTTTCAATGAAGCACTAATTGATCCTCAGCTTGAAAGAGAAATGGATGCCGTTTTAAAAGTCGTAGAACTTGGAAGAAGCATTCGTAATACAAATTCATTAAAAATTAAACAGCCTTTATCAAGTTTAACTGTAGTAAGTAACAATGAAGAAATCGAGTGGGATTTATATAAAGAGATTGTATTAGATGAGCTAAATGTAAAATCATTCTTACAAGTAAACAACGAAAACGAGTTTTCAACTTTAAAATTGAAATTAGATTTTAAAAAATCTGGTTCAAAATTTGGAAAGAACTCTAATTTAATCAATAAATCACTGCAAAAATTAACAAATGAAGAAGCGAAAAATGTGGTCGATATCGGAAGTGTTGATTTATTACTTGATTCAGGTGAAACGGTAAAAGTCGATACAGAGGATATTTTAATCGAAAAAAGTGCTAAAGAAGGATACGCATCTGCAACGAATGGCGAATTTTCTGTTACGCTTGATACATTTTTAACCGATAATCTTGTTCAAGAAGGTACCGTAAGAGAATTCATTCGAGCAATTCAAGAATATCGAAAAGAATTAAATTTACCAATTAATATGCGAGTAGATATTGGAATAAAAGGCGATACAGAATTTATTAAGATCATTGAAAAGTTCAAAGGAATGCTTGAGGAAAACTTATTAATGAGGAATCTAGTAGTTAAGAATCAAGTAAATGGAAAAGAAATTCAAGTTGGTGACAATCAAGCTGAAATTGAATTATTTGCATCAAATTAA
- the corA gene encoding magnesium/cobalt transporter CorA, with protein sequence MIKTMAVYKDRTIAFDVSIEELNSERIDWVWVDFENPKTEEIDLLRTKFHFDEIAIKHCVSYKERPKMDYYEGYRFIVLQSLNENMEQTEIDLFLSHKYIVSFCWDATSVLQIVWNKVKGLKSIKGLKPEQILYHICDEIADKFFPIVQKIEDDIEDIDELGTNSDLNMIDGIKTQVSKLSKVRKTVKPTKDLIYRILNSTHVEIDKETTKKLRIVYDHLVKLLDDISDNREMANDIRESYISTNSHKMNKTMKMLTSVSIVFMPLTFIVGVYGMNFIHIPELQLKYGYYYCWAIMLIIVIGLVMWFKKKDWF encoded by the coding sequence ATGATCAAAACAATGGCTGTATATAAAGACCGAACAATTGCATTTGATGTATCGATTGAAGAATTAAATTCCGAACGAATTGATTGGGTTTGGGTCGATTTTGAAAATCCTAAAACAGAAGAAATTGACTTATTGCGAACCAAATTCCACTTCGATGAAATAGCAATTAAACATTGTGTAAGCTATAAAGAAAGACCGAAAATGGATTATTATGAAGGCTATCGTTTTATCGTTCTACAATCATTAAACGAGAACATGGAACAAACTGAAATTGATCTCTTTTTGTCTCACAAGTACATCGTTTCATTTTGTTGGGATGCGACAAGTGTATTACAAATTGTGTGGAACAAAGTAAAAGGATTAAAGAGTATAAAAGGACTGAAGCCAGAACAAATTCTATACCACATTTGCGATGAAATAGCAGATAAATTCTTTCCAATTGTCCAAAAAATCGAGGATGACATTGAAGACATTGATGAATTAGGAACAAATTCCGACCTTAATATGATCGATGGAATCAAAACACAAGTAAGTAAATTATCTAAAGTCAGAAAAACTGTTAAACCAACAAAAGATTTAATTTACCGTATATTAAATTCAACACATGTTGAAATTGACAAAGAAACGACAAAGAAATTACGTATTGTCTACGATCACTTAGTGAAATTATTAGATGATATTTCAGATAACAGAGAAATGGCAAATGACATCAGAGAAAGTTATATTTCCACTAACTCACACAAAATGAATAAAACGATGAAAATGTTAACATCTGTCTCGATTGTTTTCATGCCATTAACATTCATCGTAGGTGTTTACGGGATGAATTTTATTCACATCCCTGAACTTCAGTTAAAGTATGGTTATTATTACTGTTGGGCAATCATGCTAATTATCGTGATTGGATTAGTGATGTGGTTCAAGAAAAAAGATTGGTTCTAA
- a CDS encoding helix-turn-helix domain-containing protein — translation MNESEFVDTKTVANYFGITPETVRDWIHKKILPGQQIARSRGKFQIPHDAFEFFKTQREARNKIVDEILNNKFDDVQDAEFELDDE, via the coding sequence ATGAACGAAAGTGAATTTGTCGATACAAAAACAGTCGCAAACTATTTTGGTATCACACCGGAAACTGTTCGGGATTGGATTCATAAAAAGATTCTTCCAGGTCAACAAATCGCTAGATCAAGAGGAAAGTTTCAAATCCCTCATGATGCATTTGAGTTTTTCAAAACGCAACGCGAAGCTCGAAATAAGATAGTTGATGAAATCTTAAACAACAAATTTGATGACGTACAAGATGCAGAATTTGAACTAGACGACGAATAG
- a CDS encoding DNA alkylation repair protein — MHKLACPRCKTNKSRFYLIEQNPKAVKLNAQSGDIEQEEYISGGLDPFFVPYKGPEYLVQCGACGLIEQSVMFEKTADSL, encoded by the coding sequence ATGCATAAATTAGCATGTCCACGCTGTAAAACAAACAAAAGTAGATTTTATTTAATTGAACAAAATCCAAAAGCTGTTAAATTAAATGCTCAAAGCGGAGATATCGAACAAGAAGAATATATTTCAGGTGGATTAGATCCATTTTTTGTTCCATATAAAGGACCTGAGTATTTAGTTCAATGTGGAGCATGTGGTTTAATTGAGCAAAGTGTTATGTTTGAAAAAACTGCTGATTCACTGTAG
- a CDS encoding NETI motif-containing protein, with amino-acid sequence MSKKKFEVFENETINDCIERMQKEGYTPVKRMEVPIFSEQMVNGKVEIEPTGRRIVFEGKLSAN; translated from the coding sequence ATGAGTAAGAAAAAATTTGAAGTATTTGAAAACGAAACAATTAATGATTGTATAGAAAGAATGCAAAAAGAAGGGTATACACCGGTTAAAAGAATGGAAGTTCCAATCTTTTCAGAGCAAATGGTAAACGGAAAAGTAGAAATCGAACCAACCGGAAGAAGAATCGTATTTGAAGGAAAATTAAGTGCAAATTAA
- a CDS encoding Bax inhibitor-1/YccA family protein, whose amino-acid sequence MRSSNPILNSERLSKSRYSAQAMTLGGTISKTIIALVLLIATAGYSFYLTSTGTLNSKVFIGCLIVGLILGFVTSFSPRIAPITTPIYAAVEGILIGNISAVYEATYGMIVLQAVLLTIAIIAGTLICYATGLVKVTHRFRSIVFGLTIGVLLFYLMTMVLQLFHVPIPYIQQSGPIGIFVSLAILVIASLNLFLDFDLITSSVKQGAPKEFEWYCAFGLLVTVIWVYIEALRFISRLRD is encoded by the coding sequence ATGAGGAGTTCAAATCCTATCTTAAATTCTGAACGTTTATCAAAATCAAGATATTCAGCACAAGCAATGACACTAGGTGGTACAATTAGTAAAACAATCATTGCATTAGTATTATTAATCGCAACAGCTGGATACTCTTTTTATTTAACTTCTACAGGTACACTTAATTCGAAAGTGTTTATTGGATGTTTAATCGTTGGACTAATACTTGGATTCGTAACATCTTTTTCACCAAGAATTGCTCCAATTACTACACCAATCTACGCAGCAGTTGAAGGAATATTAATTGGAAATATCTCAGCAGTCTATGAAGCAACTTACGGAATGATAGTATTACAAGCAGTCTTATTAACGATTGCAATCATTGCTGGAACGTTGATCTGTTACGCTACTGGACTTGTAAAAGTAACACATCGCTTTAGATCAATTGTATTTGGCCTAACGATTGGTGTTCTATTATTTTATTTAATGACAATGGTTCTACAGCTTTTCCATGTTCCGATTCCATATATCCAACAATCTGGACCAATTGGAATATTTGTAAGTTTAGCTATTCTTGTGATTGCTTCACTTAATTTATTCTTAGATTTTGATTTAATTACGAGTAGCGTTAAACAAGGTGCACCAAAAGAATTTGAATGGTACTGTGCATTTGGTTTATTAGTCACTGTAATTTGGGTTTATATTGAAGCTCTTCGATTTATTTCAAGGCTTCGCGATTAA
- a CDS encoding glycine--tRNA ligase, with amino-acid sequence MSEKSMDVVVSHAKHRGFVFPGSEIYGGLANTWDYGPLGVELKNNVKKAWWKKFVQQSPYNVGLDAAILMNPRTWEASGHIGNFNDPMIDCKNCKARHRADKLIETALDEKGMEIIVDGLPFSEMAKLIVEHKIACPDCGSHDFTDIRQFNLMFKTFQGVTESSTNEIFLRPETAQGIFVNFKNVQRTMRKKVPFGIAQIGKSFRNEITPGNFTFRTREFEQMELEFFCKPGEELEWYNYWKETANKWLLALGMNEENLRLREHSADELSHYSNATTDFEYKFPFGWGELWGIASRTDYDLKQHMEYSTEDFTYHDAITNEKYVPYCIEPSLGADRVTLAFLIDAYDEEALEDGTSRTVMRLHPALAPYKAAILPLSKKLSENAQEVFAALAEDFNVDFDETGSIGKRYRRQDEIGTPFCITYDFESIEDGKVTVRDRDTMEQTRVAISELQSFLANKVKF; translated from the coding sequence ATGTCAGAAAAATCGATGGATGTCGTAGTAAGTCACGCTAAACACAGAGGATTTGTATTCCCAGGTTCTGAAATTTATGGTGGTTTAGCAAATACGTGGGATTATGGTCCACTTGGTGTAGAATTAAAAAATAACGTAAAAAAAGCTTGGTGGAAAAAATTCGTTCAGCAAAGTCCATATAACGTTGGATTAGATGCTGCAATTTTAATGAATCCACGTACATGGGAAGCTTCAGGTCATATTGGAAACTTTAATGATCCAATGATTGACTGTAAAAATTGTAAAGCTCGTCATCGTGCTGATAAATTAATTGAAACTGCACTTGATGAAAAAGGAATGGAAATTATCGTTGATGGTCTTCCATTTTCAGAAATGGCGAAGTTAATTGTAGAACATAAAATCGCATGTCCTGATTGCGGTAGCCATGACTTTACAGATATTCGTCAATTTAACTTAATGTTTAAAACATTCCAAGGTGTTACTGAATCTAGCACAAATGAAATTTTCTTACGTCCTGAAACAGCTCAAGGTATTTTCGTAAACTTTAAAAATGTTCAACGTACTATGAGAAAGAAAGTTCCATTTGGTATTGCTCAAATTGGTAAAAGCTTCCGTAATGAAATCACTCCAGGAAATTTCACGTTCCGTACTCGTGAATTTGAACAAATGGAGCTTGAATTCTTCTGTAAGCCTGGTGAAGAGCTAGAGTGGTATAACTATTGGAAAGAAACTGCTAATAAATGGCTTTTAGCTTTAGGTATGAACGAAGAAAACCTTCGTTTACGTGAACATAGTGCAGATGAATTATCACACTATAGTAATGCGACAACTGACTTTGAATATAAATTCCCATTTGGTTGGGGCGAACTATGGGGCATCGCGTCTCGTACAGATTATGATTTAAAACAACATATGGAATATTCAACTGAAGATTTCACTTATCATGATGCAATCACAAATGAAAAATACGTTCCATATTGTATCGAACCATCATTAGGTGCTGACCGTGTAACATTAGCATTCTTAATTGATGCTTATGATGAAGAAGCATTAGAAGATGGTACTTCTCGTACAGTAATGCGTCTACATCCTGCATTAGCACCTTATAAAGCAGCGATTTTACCATTATCTAAAAAATTATCTGAAAATGCACAAGAAGTATTTGCTGCATTAGCAGAAGACTTTAATGTTGACTTCGATGAAACGGGTTCAATTGGAAAACGCTATAGACGTCAAGATGAAATCGGTACTCCTTTCTGTATCACGTACGATTTCGAATCAATTGAGGATGGAAAAGTAACAGTTCGTGACCGTGACACAATGGAACAAACTCGTGTTGCAATTAGTGAACTACAATCATTCTTAGCAAATAAAGTTAAATTTTAA
- a CDS encoding ABC transporter ATP-binding protein → MTLLQLKDINSFYGGIQALKNINIEVNEGEIVTLIGSNGAGKSTTLKTICGQVKPKSGNLIYKGEEIVKLQSHEIALKGIAHVPEGRRIFSKLTVKENLEMGAFSVKDKKLITARMEMVFDYFPRLKERLSQKGGTMSGGEQQMLAIGRGLMMGPSLLMLDEPSMGLAPIIVEQIFEIIEQLNKQGMTILLVEQNAYQALQIAHRGYVIQTGEIQMVGEGKALMNDEEVKKAYLA, encoded by the coding sequence ATGACGCTATTACAATTAAAAGATATTAACTCTTTTTACGGTGGTATTCAAGCACTGAAAAATATTAACATAGAAGTAAATGAAGGTGAAATTGTAACATTAATAGGAAGTAACGGTGCTGGAAAATCTACTACTCTAAAAACAATTTGTGGGCAAGTTAAACCAAAATCAGGCAATCTGATTTATAAAGGTGAAGAAATTGTAAAGCTACAATCTCATGAAATCGCTTTAAAGGGGATTGCGCATGTACCAGAAGGAAGAAGAATCTTTTCTAAACTAACTGTAAAAGAAAATTTAGAAATGGGTGCCTTCTCAGTTAAAGACAAAAAACTAATCACAGCACGTATGGAAATGGTATTTGACTACTTCCCAAGACTCAAAGAACGCCTAAGTCAAAAAGGTGGAACGATGAGTGGTGGAGAACAACAAATGCTTGCAATCGGTAGGGGACTTATGATGGGACCATCATTACTAATGCTTGATGAACCTTCAATGGGCCTTGCACCTATTATCGTTGAACAAATATTTGAAATCATTGAGCAACTAAACAAACAAGGAATGACCATTTTACTTGTTGAACAAAATGCTTACCAAGCTTTACAAATCGCACATCGTGGTTACGTAATACAAACAGGTGAAATTCAAATGGTTGGTGAAGGTAAGGCATTAATGAATGATGAAGAAGTGAAAAAAGCTTATTTAGCTTGA
- a CDS encoding ABC transporter ATP-binding protein produces MLKTTNLTKNFGGLTAVNNVNIDIKEGSITAVIGPNGAGKTTFFNMITGVYTPTSGEVLLGNESLVGLKPHKVNKKGIARTFQNIRLFNSMTALENVMVGMHQHLKYGVFSTLFHLPSFKKAEKSAMKEAYKWLEYVGLADVYNEEASSLSYGAQRRLEIARALASQPRILLLDEPAAGMNPKETKELTDLIYQMRDDLNLTIVLIEHDMKLVMEISEYLFVLDHGEKIAEGKPLEIRNNQKVIEAYLGKSAVTTA; encoded by the coding sequence ATGTTAAAAACAACGAATTTAACGAAAAACTTTGGTGGTTTAACTGCTGTTAATAATGTAAATATTGATATAAAAGAGGGTTCAATAACAGCTGTAATCGGGCCAAATGGGGCTGGAAAAACAACATTTTTCAATATGATTACAGGTGTATATACTCCAACAAGTGGTGAAGTTTTGCTGGGTAATGAGAGTTTAGTAGGATTAAAACCACATAAAGTAAATAAAAAAGGTATAGCTCGTACATTCCAAAATATTCGTTTGTTTAATAGTATGACTGCTTTAGAAAATGTTATGGTCGGGATGCATCAGCATTTAAAATATGGTGTTTTTTCAACACTATTCCATTTACCTAGCTTTAAAAAAGCAGAGAAATCGGCGATGAAAGAAGCGTATAAATGGTTAGAATACGTTGGATTGGCTGATGTTTATAATGAGGAAGCATCAAGTTTATCATACGGTGCACAAAGACGACTTGAAATTGCTCGTGCATTGGCATCTCAACCAAGAATCTTACTTTTAGATGAACCGGCTGCAGGGATGAATCCGAAAGAAACGAAAGAATTGACTGATTTAATTTATCAAATGAGGGATGATCTAAACTTAACAATCGTATTAATTGAGCATGATATGAAGCTTGTAATGGAAATTTCGGAATATCTATTTGTACTTGATCACGGAGAAAAAATTGCAGAGGGTAAACCTCTTGAAATTCGAAATAATCAAAAAGTAATTGAAGCTTATTTAGGAAAAAGTGCAGTGACTACTGCATAG
- a CDS encoding branched-chain amino acid ABC transporter permease produces the protein MKSILEGLKQSNKLQGIFLGAYIVVTSLGLYFLQESVTAFLLILFSLYLLYKTNFPVKLKWSIGILVLTVIMPYVASQGTAFESYMGVATLVGIYVAMALGLNIVVGLAGLLDLGFVAFFAIGSYTYAIFSTKQVTNFLHFDFLPFSGNSFWVFILIGGIIAAIAGVLLGIPVLRVKGDYLAIVTLGFGEIIRIVFNNLDRPINITGGAQGISSIPAPTIFGFEISNSGQFYYVVLVVLAIVILAVTRLQDSKLGRSWKAVRENEIAAQASGIHLVRTKLIAFAIGASFSGMMGVVFSAKQMFIDPTSFTLLESITILVMVILGGMGSVPGVILGAALVTILNLQVLTEVTNYLNQLTLDGVINLPPALSPSKMQRMIFGLILVLVAIFRPKGLLPAKNKIVPKEDVVDLDQKVVEENQRSVSF, from the coding sequence ATGAAGAGCATATTAGAAGGGTTAAAACAATCAAATAAACTACAAGGAATTTTCTTAGGAGCGTATATCGTTGTTACATCATTAGGATTATACTTTTTGCAAGAATCCGTAACAGCATTTCTATTAATCCTGTTCTCACTTTATTTATTATATAAGACTAATTTTCCAGTCAAATTAAAGTGGAGCATTGGAATACTAGTTTTAACAGTGATTATGCCATATGTTGCATCACAAGGGACAGCATTTGAATCATATATGGGTGTAGCCACTTTAGTTGGAATCTATGTTGCAATGGCACTTGGATTAAATATAGTAGTTGGTTTAGCAGGTTTATTAGATTTAGGATTCGTTGCATTCTTTGCAATCGGTTCATATACTTATGCAATTTTTTCTACTAAACAAGTAACGAATTTCTTACATTTTGATTTTCTTCCTTTTTCAGGAAATTCATTTTGGGTGTTCATTCTAATCGGCGGAATTATTGCAGCGATAGCGGGTGTATTATTAGGTATTCCTGTACTTCGAGTAAAAGGTGATTACTTAGCGATTGTAACACTTGGTTTTGGAGAAATTATTCGTATTGTATTTAATAACTTAGATCGACCAATAAATATTACTGGAGGAGCACAAGGTATTTCATCTATTCCAGCACCTACAATTTTTGGATTTGAGATTAGTAATTCAGGACAATTTTATTATGTCGTACTAGTTGTCTTAGCAATCGTTATTTTAGCTGTTACTAGATTACAAGATTCTAAGCTTGGGCGTTCTTGGAAAGCAGTACGTGAAAATGAAATCGCAGCACAAGCGTCTGGTATCCACTTAGTACGAACGAAATTAATTGCGTTTGCAATTGGAGCATCTTTCTCAGGAATGATGGGTGTAGTATTCTCTGCAAAGCAAATGTTCATTGACCCTACAAGCTTTACATTACTTGAATCAATTACGATCCTAGTAATGGTGATTCTGGGCGGAATGGGTAGCGTTCCAGGCGTAATTCTTGGAGCAGCACTTGTTACAATTTTAAATCTACAAGTTTTAACAGAAGTTACAAATTATTTAAACCAATTAACATTAGATGGAGTAATTAACCTACCACCAGCTCTATCACCTTCTAAAATGCAACGTATGATTTTTGGACTGATTTTAGTACTTGTAGCAATCTTTAGGCCTAAAGGATTATTACCTGCCAAAAATAAGATTGTTCCAAAAGAGGATGTAGTAGATCTAGATCAAAAAGTAGTCGAAGAAAATCAACGCTCAGTTTCATTTTAG